One genomic segment of Sminthopsis crassicaudata isolate SCR6 chromosome 2, ASM4859323v1, whole genome shotgun sequence includes these proteins:
- the LOC141554145 gene encoding uncharacterized protein LOC141554145 isoform X2, protein MLCSSPKKKKRGGMASVLLTARSQIPLIFQDVAVDFTWEEWRLLEPSQKDMYWDVMLEIYENFVSLGGVPLSIPDVISQLERIEAPWMTEGGVLISTFLDSSSQKTKCETKESTAKQNSFMEQSSKEKFIKESPCHYPLGEGWNGDVRLERQKENQEIQSQEIIFTSESVHERNIFEKKLNLGSVIPQRRVHIGKNLPTYSTLEKNMKKFFDSLKSKTISIGKKLKYSKCKKPFSYQSNLIHYQKTHPRGKPHKCNECNKAFSKKGSLNAHQLIHTREKQIECNTCGRGFRYHSSLKQHQKIHTREKSYKCSECGKGFSRRGILKTHKLSHIREKHLKCNVCGKGFRYPISLKVHKKMHTGEKPHICNECGKTFILKGNFINHKRFHSGEMPFECNECGKAFMLRKEFNKHKRIHTGEKPYVCNECGKAFRWNGSLKSHKRIHTGEKPYVCNECGKAFTNYQSLTYHQIFHPGEKIFQCSECEKAFTQRANLNRHKRIHTGEKPYICNQCGKAFIVMGNLKRHMRIHTGEKPYKCNDCGKAFTNHQSLIHHQTTHTGEKTFQCNECKKVFATRGNLNIHKKVHTGEKPYVCNECGKAFNLKGNLNIHKKIHTGEKPFECSDCGKAFRQNGSLKRHKRIHTGEKPYECNECGKAFTNQQSLIYHQVYHTRERPYECNECGKTFIQKGKLNRHSRTHN, encoded by the exons A TGCTCTGCTCTTctccaaaaaagaagaaaagaggaggaatgGCTTCTGTGCTCCTAACAGCCAGATCCCAG ATCCCACTGATATTCcaggatgtggctgtggacttcaccTGGGAGGAATGGAGGCTCTTGGAACCTTCTCAGAAGGACATGTACTGGGATGTGATGCTGGAGATCTATGAGAATTTTGTTTCCCTTG GCGGTGTTCCTCTTTCCATACCAGATGTAATTTCCCAGTTGGAAAGAATAGAAGCACCATGGATGACAGAGGGAGGAGTCCTGATTAGCACTTTCCTAG aTTCTTCTAGTCAAAAGACAAAATGTGAAACCAAGGAGTCAACTGCAAAGCAGAATAGTTTTATGGAACAGTcatcaaaagagaaatttataaaGGAAAGCCCTTGCCACTACCCATTGGGAGAAGGTTGGAATGGTGATGTCAGgttagaaagacaaaaagaaaaccaagaaatacAGTCTCAGGAGATAATATTCACTAGTGAATCTGTTCATGAACgtaatatatttgagaaaaaactCAATCTGGGATCAGTTATTCCACAACGGAGAGTTCACATAGGAAAAAATCTTCCTACATACAGTACActtgaaaagaatatgaaaaagttTTTTGACTCACTTAAATCTAAGACAATATCCATTGGGAAGAAACTTAAGTACAGTAAATGCAAGAAGCCCTTCAGTTATCAGTCAAATCTTATTCATTACCAGAAAACCCATCCTCGGGGGAAACcccataaatgtaatgaatgcaACAAAGCCTTCAGCAAGAAAGGAAGCCTTAATGCACACCAACTAATTCATACTAGAGAGAAACAAATTGAATGTAATACCTGTGGAAGAGGCTTTAGATATCACTCATCCCTGAAGcaacatcagaaaattcatactcGGGAGAAATCCTACAAATGCAGTGAATGTGGTAAAGGCTTTAGCCGAAGAGGAATCCTTAAAACACATAAATTAAGTCATATTAGAGAAAAACATCTGAAATGTAATGTATGTGGGAAAGGCTTCAGGTACCCCATATCCCTTAAGGTACATAAGAAAAtgcatactggagagaagccacATATATGTAAtgagtgtggaaagactttcatccTGAAGGGAAACTTTATAAATCATAAGAGATTTCATTCAGGTGAGATgccttttgaatgtaatgaatgtgggaaagctttcatGCTAAGGAAAGAGTTTAATAAACacaagagaattcatactggtgaGAAACCCTATGTATGTAACGAATGTGGGAAAGCATTCAGATGGAATGGGAGTCTTAAatcacataagagaattcatactggagagaaaccctatgtatgtaatgaatgtgggaaagcatTCACCAATTATCAAAGCCTAACTTATCATCAAATATTTCATCCTGGAGAGAAAATTTTTCAGTGTAGTGAATGTGAGAAAGCTTTTACACAGAGGGCAAACCTTAATCGacataagagaattcatactggagagaaaccctacatatgtaatcaatgtggaaaagcctttatTGTGATGGGAAATCTTAAAAGACATatgagaattcatactggagagaaaccctataaatgtaatgattGTGGAAAAGCTTTCACCAATCACCAAAGCCTAATTCATCACCAAACaactcatactggagagaaaacCTTTCAGTGCAATGAATGTAAGAAAGTTTTTGCCACAAGAGGAAACCTTAACATACATAAGAaagttcatactggagaaaaaccctatgtatgcaatgaatgtgggaaagcatTCAACCTTAAGGGAAATCTGAATATACATaaaaaaattcatactggagagaaaccctttgaatgtagtgattgtggaaaagccttcagacAGAATGGAAGTCttaaaagacataaaagaattcatactggagagaaaccctatgaatgtaatgaatgtggaaaagccttcactAATCAACAAAGCCTAATTTACCATCAAGTATATCATACTAGGGAGAGaccctatgaatgtaatgaatgtgggaaaactttcaTCCAGAAAGGAAAACTTAATAGACATTCAAGAACTCATAACTAG